From a single Natronorubrum tibetense GA33 genomic region:
- a CDS encoding CBS domain-containing protein, whose translation MIEIPIEHALTRSARTLRPETPVSEAAQRLRDPDVPALVVLEDETVVGIVTESDIVAFVAETLESYPVETIMSAPVTTISPSESITAAAETMRTDGVKHLPVVEGETYCGLVSISTLAPYLSRRRLDIDWQDDPIRIGADDGSGIPVSE comes from the coding sequence ATGATCGAAATTCCAATCGAACACGCGCTGACTCGTTCCGCTCGAACACTCCGTCCGGAGACGCCCGTGAGCGAGGCCGCCCAGCGACTGCGCGATCCGGATGTCCCGGCGCTGGTCGTCCTCGAGGATGAAACCGTCGTGGGGATCGTCACCGAATCGGACATCGTCGCGTTCGTGGCCGAAACCCTCGAATCCTACCCAGTCGAGACCATCATGTCCGCACCCGTGACTACGATCTCCCCGAGCGAATCGATCACGGCCGCCGCCGAGACGATGCGGACGGACGGCGTGAAACACCTGCCCGTCGTCGAGGGAGAGACCTACTGTGGCCTCGTCTCGATTTCGACGCTTGCGCCGTACCTCTCGCGGCGCCGACTCGACATCGACTGGCAAGACGACCCGATCCGAATCGGTGCCGACGACGGTTCCGGCATTCCCGTCAGCGAATAG
- a CDS encoding gamma carbonic anhydrase family protein, which produces MVDSRTYEFEGERPTIDDGASVSRDAILVGDVRIESEASVWPGVVLRGDIGPVRVGQQAHVGDNATIHASTLEERVMVGHGAVLNEATVEERALVGFNATVNTGATVGAGSVVAAGTVIPDEYDIPPESFARGVPARSTPLEETGTDAEAIFEEFASGEYTNLAGRHTELFE; this is translated from the coding sequence ATGGTCGATAGCCGAACCTACGAGTTCGAGGGGGAACGACCGACGATCGACGACGGCGCGTCGGTGAGTCGAGATGCGATTCTGGTCGGCGACGTCCGCATCGAGAGCGAGGCGAGCGTCTGGCCGGGTGTCGTCCTCCGCGGCGATATCGGTCCCGTTCGCGTCGGTCAGCAGGCACACGTCGGCGACAATGCCACGATCCACGCGTCGACCCTAGAAGAGCGCGTCATGGTCGGACACGGCGCGGTCCTCAACGAGGCGACCGTCGAGGAGCGAGCGCTGGTCGGGTTCAACGCGACGGTCAATACCGGAGCGACGGTCGGAGCGGGCAGCGTTGTCGCCGCCGGTACGGTGATCCCCGACGAGTACGACATCCCGCCGGAATCGTTCGCTCGCGGCGTCCCAGCCAGGAGCACGCCGCTTGAGGAGACGGGGACCGACGCGGAAGCGATATTCGAGGAGTTCGCGTCGGGCGAGTACACGAATCTCGCCGGACGACACACAGAACTGTTCGAGTGA
- a CDS encoding helix-hairpin-helix domain-containing protein, translated as MFDVQRTAVKQSQQLFKQGLAAQRTVDTIALTGLKGQQSLQRQQLELAQAATHGYVNTTAALFPSDEPSDAHRTIDETFAQLKTTHAEFYDAIEAELERDVDSATELSSEFVDALDEQTEQLLEMSHSIEDQTVENVSELSGQLHEQLEQTQQLQDELEDQLERQTGDVADLLERQAEQVEEFQQQLEEQAEDVTQQLQSQQVESQTKIDTDAEHTLESIEGIDVETREQLSDAGIATIDDLVRADAESVSEAAEVSTSDAEEWIEQAEA; from the coding sequence ATGTTCGACGTGCAGCGAACCGCAGTCAAACAGAGCCAACAGCTGTTCAAGCAGGGACTGGCCGCCCAGCGCACCGTCGATACGATAGCGCTTACCGGTCTCAAAGGCCAGCAGTCGCTCCAGCGCCAGCAACTCGAACTCGCGCAGGCGGCCACCCACGGCTACGTCAACACGACGGCCGCACTGTTCCCCAGCGACGAGCCCTCGGACGCCCACCGAACCATCGACGAGACGTTCGCACAGCTGAAAACGACCCACGCCGAGTTCTACGACGCCATCGAGGCCGAACTCGAGCGAGACGTCGATTCCGCGACCGAGCTCTCCAGCGAGTTCGTCGACGCCCTCGACGAGCAGACCGAACAGCTCCTCGAGATGTCCCACTCGATCGAAGACCAGACGGTCGAGAACGTAAGCGAACTCTCGGGACAGCTCCACGAGCAACTCGAGCAGACCCAGCAGCTCCAGGACGAACTCGAGGACCAACTCGAGCGCCAGACCGGCGATGTCGCGGACCTGCTCGAACGGCAGGCCGAACAGGTCGAGGAGTTCCAACAGCAACTCGAGGAGCAGGCCGAGGACGTCACCCAACAGCTCCAGAGTCAGCAGGTCGAGTCCCAGACGAAGATCGATACCGACGCAGAGCACACGCTCGAGTCGATCGAGGGTATCGACGTCGAAACCCGCGAGCAACTCTCGGACGCCGGTATCGCGACGATCGACGACCTCGTGCGCGCCGACGCCGAATCCGTTTCCGAGGCTGCCGAGGTCTCGACCAGCGACGCCGAGGAGTGGATCGAACAGGCGGAAGCCTAA
- a CDS encoding CaiB/BaiF CoA transferase family protein — MRLDGVRVLDLSRLLPGPYATQLLADSGAEVVKVEDTGAGDYARFMGPETDRGFGAIFDMVNRGKRSVAIDLKNEDGRNAFYRLVEDADIVFEGFRPGVVDRLGIDYETLTEYNDELIYCSLTGYGQEGPWADRAGHDLNYVALAGLLDMTRESPDEKPQMPGYPIGDMAGGLFTAFAIVEAVLARELGNSDGEYIDIAMADVVASFAQPVAYQALTGDPAEPRPGATSLTGGVPWYDSYETADGKWVTLAALEPQFWDAFCDAVDRNDLVDEHGSEDPNVLAALGDELRDLFRERTRDEWETQLADVDAAFAGVYSPAETVDHPQIRARGILNGADDAPPRIGYPARHATGPTATVESVPTQGEHTREYLADAGYDEAEIEALLESGSVR; from the coding sequence ATGAGACTCGACGGCGTTCGCGTGCTCGATCTCTCGCGGCTGTTGCCCGGCCCGTACGCGACCCAGTTACTGGCCGACTCAGGTGCCGAAGTCGTGAAGGTAGAGGACACCGGCGCGGGTGACTACGCCCGGTTCATGGGACCGGAGACGGATCGCGGCTTCGGCGCGATTTTCGATATGGTCAACCGAGGGAAACGCAGCGTCGCGATCGACCTGAAAAACGAGGACGGCAGAAATGCGTTCTACCGACTCGTCGAGGACGCAGACATCGTCTTCGAGGGCTTTCGTCCCGGCGTCGTGGACCGACTGGGGATCGACTACGAGACGCTCACCGAGTACAACGACGAACTGATCTACTGTTCGCTCACGGGGTACGGACAGGAGGGTCCCTGGGCGGACCGCGCCGGCCACGACCTCAACTACGTCGCGCTGGCCGGCTTACTCGATATGACTCGAGAGTCGCCAGACGAAAAACCACAGATGCCCGGCTATCCGATCGGCGATATGGCCGGCGGCCTGTTCACTGCGTTCGCCATCGTCGAGGCGGTACTCGCGCGCGAACTCGGCAACAGCGACGGCGAGTACATCGACATCGCGATGGCCGATGTCGTGGCGTCGTTCGCCCAACCGGTCGCCTACCAGGCACTCACGGGCGACCCCGCCGAACCGCGACCCGGCGCGACGTCGCTTACGGGCGGTGTGCCGTGGTACGATAGCTACGAAACCGCAGACGGAAAGTGGGTGACCCTGGCCGCCCTCGAGCCCCAGTTTTGGGACGCCTTCTGCGACGCCGTCGACCGGAACGATCTCGTCGACGAACACGGGTCCGAAGATCCGAACGTGCTGGCGGCGCTCGGGGACGAACTCCGTGACCTCTTCCGCGAGCGCACGCGAGACGAGTGGGAGACCCAGCTCGCGGACGTCGACGCGGCGTTCGCGGGCGTCTACTCGCCCGCCGAGACGGTTGACCATCCTCAGATTCGGGCTCGAGGGATCCTGAACGGGGCGGATGACGCACCGCCGCGGATCGGCTACCCTGCACGCCACGCCACCGGGCCGACGGCGACCGTCGAGAGCGTTCCGACACAGGGCGAACACACTCGCGAGTATCTCGCTGACGCGGGGTACGACGAAGCGGAGATCGAGGCGTTGCTCGAGTCCGGTAGCGTTCGGTGA
- a CDS encoding SDR family NAD(P)-dependent oxidoreductase — translation MDFGLQNRTAVVTGGAGRIGSADCRLLANEGANVVVLDVDADGASEVADEIDGTAGAGDAMALECDLTDVDDVQHSMADVRDEFGGVDILVNNAAMVDARSRVGDYDDDVWSRDVEINLTGTYNISKEVFPEMCERGWGRVVNMSSMAGWYGGFGQLSYSATKAAMIGLGRTMALEGAQSGVTSNVIAPNIVVGDWADMDPDELRENVDEYYARIAEATPMRHLGTEEDVANMVTYLCSEQASYVTGQVIGVTGGVDLFSF, via the coding sequence ATGGACTTCGGACTCCAGAACAGGACCGCCGTCGTCACCGGCGGTGCCGGACGAATCGGAAGCGCCGACTGCCGACTGCTCGCGAACGAGGGCGCGAACGTCGTCGTCCTCGACGTCGACGCCGACGGGGCGAGCGAGGTCGCCGACGAGATCGACGGGACGGCGGGCGCGGGCGACGCGATGGCCCTCGAGTGCGACCTGACCGACGTGGACGACGTTCAGCACTCGATGGCCGACGTACGCGACGAGTTCGGCGGCGTCGATATCCTCGTCAACAACGCTGCGATGGTCGACGCCCGCTCGCGCGTCGGCGACTACGACGACGATGTCTGGAGCCGTGATGTCGAGATCAATCTCACCGGGACGTACAATATCAGCAAGGAAGTCTTCCCGGAGATGTGCGAGCGCGGCTGGGGCCGCGTCGTCAACATGTCCTCGATGGCCGGCTGGTACGGCGGCTTCGGTCAGCTCTCCTACTCGGCGACGAAAGCTGCGATGATCGGACTGGGGCGGACGATGGCACTCGAAGGGGCCCAATCGGGCGTCACCTCGAACGTCATCGCGCCGAACATCGTCGTCGGCGACTGGGCCGACATGGATCCAGACGAACTCCGCGAGAACGTCGACGAGTACTACGCGCGCATCGCCGAAGCGACACCGATGCGCCACCTCGGGACCGAGGAGGATGTCGCCAACATGGTCACCTACCTCTGCTCGGAGCAGGCGTCGTACGTGACCGGGCAGGTGATCGGTGTCACGGGCGGCGTCGACCTCTTCAGCTTTTGA
- a CDS encoding phosphatase PAP2 family protein, whose protein sequence is MWFESAQVELVRDTFPEWAAFLFAVLSYLGSVWFVAPAVVLAYWFRDRHRFASWLGIVIGGYAVMLGLKGIFETPRPGVGPAITPESLPTVVALLYAPAVEVSSTSFPSGHAVAATVVWTMFALESDVGTQRQRLFGAATMVALVGFARVGAGVHFPIDVLVGTVAGVCYLLFVLTVRHRVRARSGDHAAANATFTIAAVLALAAFWTSGRPDTMALFGGCLGCLLAWQYATPSREPWPLTLQVGIRATVGIAALALVALVLLVVESLLVWLAVGLGGGLLVVGLPRLASRTAVSRAQTELVS, encoded by the coding sequence ATGTGGTTCGAGTCGGCACAGGTCGAACTCGTTCGGGATACGTTTCCGGAGTGGGCGGCGTTTCTGTTCGCCGTCCTCTCCTATCTCGGGAGCGTCTGGTTCGTCGCGCCGGCGGTCGTGCTGGCCTACTGGTTTCGAGATCGGCATCGGTTCGCCTCGTGGCTGGGAATCGTCATCGGCGGCTACGCTGTCATGCTCGGACTGAAGGGAATTTTCGAGACGCCGCGGCCGGGCGTCGGTCCCGCCATTACCCCTGAATCATTGCCAACAGTCGTCGCGTTGCTCTACGCACCAGCCGTCGAGGTCTCCTCGACGAGTTTTCCGAGCGGTCACGCCGTCGCTGCAACGGTCGTCTGGACGATGTTCGCCCTCGAGTCCGACGTCGGAACGCAACGACAGCGACTTTTCGGGGCCGCCACGATGGTCGCCCTCGTCGGATTCGCTCGAGTCGGGGCCGGCGTCCACTTTCCGATCGACGTCCTCGTCGGAACGGTCGCCGGCGTCTGCTACCTACTGTTCGTGCTGACGGTTCGGCACCGAGTACGCGCTCGAAGCGGTGACCACGCTGCGGCGAATGCGACGTTTACAATCGCCGCGGTGCTTGCACTCGCGGCTTTCTGGACCAGCGGCCGACCGGATACGATGGCGCTGTTCGGCGGCTGTCTCGGGTGCCTGCTCGCCTGGCAGTACGCGACGCCCTCGCGGGAGCCGTGGCCGCTGACGCTGCAGGTTGGGATCCGCGCGACGGTCGGTATCGCTGCGCTTGCACTCGTCGCGCTCGTGTTGCTCGTCGTCGAGAGTCTCCTCGTCTGGCTGGCCGTCGGTCTCGGGGGCGGCCTGCTCGTCGTCGGGCTCCCACGGTTGGCCAGCCGAACCGCCGTTTCGCGGGCACAGACGGAACTCGTCAGTTGA